One genomic window of Cannabis sativa cultivar Pink pepper isolate KNU-18-1 chromosome 2, ASM2916894v1, whole genome shotgun sequence includes the following:
- the LOC115720645 gene encoding GRF1-interacting factor 1 produces MQQHLMQMQPMMAAYYPNNVTTDHIQQYLDENKSLILKIVESQNSGKLGECAENQARLQRNLMYLAAIADSQPQPPTMHSQYPSSSIMQPGAHYMQQHQQAQQITQQSLMAGGSSMLYNQQPFTALQQQALHNQLGMSSGGNSGLHMLQSDMGSAGGSGQQLGGGGFPDFSRGSGGEGMHRGMAGGSKQDMGSSGSAEGRGGSSGGDGGETLYLKSADDGN; encoded by the exons ATGCAGCAGCACCTGATGCAGATGCAGCCCATGATGGCAGCCTATTATCCCAACAACGTCACCACTGATCACATTCAACAG TATTTGGATGAAAACAAGTCACTGATCCTGAAGATTGTTGAGAGCCAGAATTCAGGAAAATTGGGTGAATGTGCAGA GAACCAAGCTAGGCTGCAGCGAAACCTCATGTACCTGGCTGCTATTGCTGATTCTCAGCCCCAGCCTCCTACAATGCATTCTCAG TATCCTTCAAGTAGTATTATGCAGCCTGGAGCACATTACATGCAACAGCACCAACAAGCTCAGCAGATAACTCAACAATCACTCATGGCGGGAGGCTCGTCCATGCTGTACAACCAGCAGCCATTTACAGCTTTGCAACAGCAAGCACTGCACAACCAGCTCGGCATGAGCTCTGGTGGAAACTCGGGACTTCACATGCTGCAAAGTGACATGGGTAGCGCTGGAGGCAGTGGGCAGCAGCTTGGAGGTGGAGGATTTCCTGATTTCAGCCGTGGCTCTGGAGGAGAAGGGATGCATAGAGGAATGGCTGGCGGTAGTAAGCAAGATATGGGAAGTTCTGGATCGGCTGAAGGCCGAGGAGGGAGCTCTGGAGGTGACGGGGGTGAGACCCTTTACTTAAAATCTGCCGATGATGGGAATTAA